GAAGGTGGGTGTTCATTGTATTAatcttatttctaaaaagaataaaagtttatGCAGATAAAGAAACATCAGATTTCACAAATATAACACTCTCACTTATATGGGACAGTTAAACTGGTTAtctactataacaaaataataaacatcagcaattcatttctaaaatttaggAATCAAAAAGTAAAATGCCATTATGCTGGGCACTTTCCTCGGGATATTGACACTAACTTAAAAGGAAAATAGTCAAAACCTTTATTTTGCTCCTCTCTTCATACATCACGTTTTATCTGGCTTCTACTACTTAAACTGTTTTCTCTGTAATTATGATCAACTTCAGAATGGCACGGAGTCATATTCAAAAGTAAGTTATCTTTTGTGTTTGGATgagaaaatattggaaaattaTCATTTGTTCCCACAGTTTCTCTTAGGAGTTAAGATGAACCCAAGAAAACCTTTGTATACCAGGTTGGATGCAGGGCACTGTGGCATTGGAGAATGCTGACCAACTAGCCTGCAGGCTTGGCTTCATAGAAGAGCACTCCTGCTGAATGGCCTTACATTTCCGTGGGTCCAGGACTCCTTAGGTGCAAGAATAAACTTAGGAAGACAATTACTGTTTTACAATAGCTGCCAGGGGAAGAAGACCCTGGGTAGATTTATGAACCATAGTGTTTTCTTTCTAGATATAAAAGGTTTAATAAAAACTCTACCAGTTTTTAGGAATATGTATGTTAAATTCATTTTCACCTGTCTCCAGGCTTCTTTCCACTGGTAAAAATTAGAAATTGTACAAGCAGAATAATGGATTTGGCTAAAATATACAATTGTcatctattaatttatttataatgcaCATTATTAGACAATTAAaatttatctgatttttaaaaatctaaacaaagctcTCTCTGGAAGAGAGCTTTgtattctgaattttttaatgttttatggtATATATTATTAAGGCTATAAAATCCAAACAGATGTATAACCAAACATCACACAACCCagtatctatctttttttttttgtatatttataggctttataaatatttgttaactatgtgttaattatgaaatataaagTTCCAAATCTACTAgtttctaattttgcttttttcaaaaaagaaatgtctctagctttttgtttctttttttccagaattGAAAGTCtatgttattttttcatattatgagtgacataaaaaagatgaaaattactCAGATGTTTAGGATCTGAGCATGAAATaggcatttacattttttctcaaTTCAAAACACAGAAGATAATGAAGACATAATCAGAATTGGTTaatctgtttacatttttaagtaaatgaaaacaatttttaaatttatataagcCAATGTTGTTTTACAAGTAAGCTGGAGATTTTTGAGATTGAGCTACTTATTATGAAATGATTAATTAGATAATAAATGCCCTCTCAaaatcagtttaatttttttctcaccaaACATTTGACTATTTCAGATGTTGAAATCAGGGGTGGTTCTTACAAGTGCAGATTACAGGGTCTGTCTGTGTCGCATCAAGGACACCTAAAGGAGTTCATGGCGATAAGACTTGTGAAGACCATCTTTATCCCACTAAAAGTCTTTCCACTTAGGCATTATAGAGCAACTTTGCGtccatatatttcttttaatcacTCATCATTTTATTTAGGCTTCTGACATCCATGACCCCAGTTACTGAGGGCTATGTACAAATGGGACAGTTATTGCTGCTTTCTGACTTTCAATAGGGAGAGGTTTCCAATGTATGGTTTAATATAGAAAGCCCTTGATAAAAAAGCATGTGGGTGTCAGCCTTTTGAGTCAACTGTTTCCCTTATGAAAAGATTAGCCCATCTAAGTCCTGAGTTCACGTAGGATGCCCATGGTCTAGATATTCTGTGAGTGGAAGTCTTGGTTGCCAAACACCCTTTGTCTAATACCCACCTCCCACTTCTGGACAACTGCTGCTAAGCTGAATAAAAATGCCCTGGGTCCAGTGTGACATTCTAATTCACTTTCCATTTTCACTCCATCAGTTTTTATGCATGTGTGTTGCCTTCTTTCAaaaacattgcaaaaaaaaataagacataagTATGGTTTACAAGATGGTCTCAAGCCAATTGACTTACTATAAAATTTCACAGTGCATAAACAGCAATCCTCTCATATTCCCCTCCACATTACACAAAAACTACCCTGCATTAGTGGACATTTTATCTATATACCAAGCACCACTGTGACTACCCACAGCATTTTCCCAACCCTCAACAGCAAAGTCTCTCTTTGGTTGTAGAATTAGGAAGATATAACTTGTTTTCAGTGTCTCACATAAGGTCCTAATTTCTCTATATATTAATaatctctcctccttttcttttgccatttttctctGCCTGGATCACCTCTAAAcatcatttcttctccttctccttatgCCACTTGGAATATCATCTAAAACTGGTATAGCTAGATGTTATAACACCTTAGGATAAATTCAATATCTTTAACATAGAGGTGATTATGACtttgtcttttatgtttttagttttaaCAGGTTTTGAAACTAATAACAAATATGAAATTAAGAACAGCTTTGGACAGAGGGTTTACTTTGCAGTGGAAGATACTGATTGCTGTACCCGAAATTGCTGTGGGCCATCTAGGCCTTTTACCTTGAGGATTATTGATAATATGGGTCAAGAAGTCATGACTCTGGAGAGACCACTAAGATGTAGCAGCTGTTGTTGtccctgctgccttcaggaggTCTGTGAGCAATTACCAGGGCACTTTGTAAAATAATTCAGCAAGAATTTCTATCGTTTCATTGAACCTAGgcattatgattattattacatTTACACATATTATTTTGCCTTTGTAGATAGAAATCCAAGCTCCTCCTGGTGTACCAGTCGGTTATGTTATTCAGACCTGGCACCCATGTCTACCAAAgtttacaattcaaaatgagaaaagagaggaTGTACTAAAAATAAGTGGTCCATGTGTtgtgtgcagctgctgtggagaTGTTGATTTTGAGGTAACAGACATCATAATGTTTATAGGATTTGTTTTCCTAATATGAGAATAAGGTAATTTTGCAGTATGTTATAAATGCATTAAATAAGTATTGTGTGCCAGTGTCTCAATAGCAAGAATGTAATTTTGCAGGAATGTTATAAATGCATTAAATAAGTATTGTGTGCCAATGTCTCAATAGCAAGGAAATGTTCTAATATATTTAACTTTGGTTTGCACTCTAATTAAAGGTCAGTGTTCGTCATGATAAACGGAAAAAGAAGCAGACCTGTGtagtcaaataaaaataagcaaatcatCTATCAGTTAAACATGGTGGTTTCTGTGTGATGACATTGTATATTATCCATTTTAAACAAAACGTTAACCTTGTCATCTAAGTCTGATGGATACCTTAAAGCATCCATTCCATATaataaatgaactttttttctgtttatctagAATGATGATACCAAGGTACTCTTATGGATAGAATTGAGAAATGTCACTTGAAGAATTTTCCATAGGGTTGACAGTGGAAATTCTGACACCTCAAAGCAGAAATTATTAGTATGAGGGATCACTAAGGAGCATGAAATCCACCAGGGCACCACTAGGCATAGAAACTTGAATTAATAAGAGAGAAAAGCCTTTATGCAGCCAGGGCAGGAGTCATTCTAAAAAAAGTCCTCTTTTTTTAGAATGAGACATTTCATAAGTGTACTGTATGGAATTAATTCATGAATCTGATGTCAACTGAGGATGAAAAAATTTTGGAGATGAATTTGATGTGTTATTATTCTGATATTACCATTGGCCAAGTTAAGAATCTTGAAGGAAAAACACTTAATTTATGTCCTCTTGACCATTATGAcagtctgctttttaaaaagtaaggtaTCCTTTGAACATTTActaaataaattgtaaatatgATGATAtagtctggctgtgtccccacccaaatctcatcttgtagttcccTTCCATGACCTGTTAGGAGGTAGTTtaatcatggaggtggttacTATCATGCTCTTCttgtgagagtgagtgagttctcactagatctgatggttttataaagggcttttccctcttttgcttggcacttcttcttgcctgctgccatgtaagacatgtcttgcttccccttcgccttctgccatgactgtgagaccTCCCAGACACGtggaactttgagtcaattaaacctctttcctttaaaaattacccagtcacaaGTGTGTCTTTATTGGCacagtgagaacagactaatatatatgacatatgaGTATTTAAAAACGTGCACAGTGTTACtcgtcattagaaaaatgcaagttCAAACTACAATGTAATGCCATTACAAAGTTGTCAgaatggcaaaacaaaacaaaaatttttttttttaaaagtaaggtaTCAAATATTAATATACATCTAGGTCAGGGGTCAGTAAAATATAATCAGTGGGCTCTAGTggatcatataaaat
This genomic stretch from Callithrix jacchus isolate 240 chromosome 17, calJac240_pri, whole genome shotgun sequence harbors:
- the LOC100408594 gene encoding phospholipid scramblase 1 isoform X2 codes for the protein MILTQKQTCQLGIRLSIHQQHSKIDQILIHQQIELLEVLTGFETNNKYEIKNSFGQRVYFAVEDTDCCTRNCCGPSRPFTLRIIDNMGQEVMTLERPLRCSSCCCPCCLQEIEIQAPPGVPVGYVIQTWHPCLPKFTIQNEKREDVLKISGPCVVCSCCGDVDFEIKSLDEQNIVGKISKHWTGILREAFTDADNFGIQFPLDLDVKMKAVMLGACFLIDFMFFESSGNQEQRSGVW